Proteins encoded by one window of Deinococcus planocerae:
- a CDS encoding MBL fold metallo-hydrolase gives MRDISRYLEEAQAQKLRVTHVTETHIHADYLSGSRELAKATGARLLLSDEGGEGWRYTYDDGNQTRLRDGDTFMVGNVRIQAVHTPGHTPEHLSFLVTDTPRGDAPSMILTGDFVFVGDLGRPDLLDEAAGGQDTRFEGARQMFVSVRNKFLTLPDYVQVWPGHGSGSACGKALGAVPTTTVGYERALSWWGHMVEKGDEAEFTKELLSGQPDAPLYYGRMKLENRDGPALLGEVRPLVELSVEEVKVRLTAGARLIDTRKKEEHQAAVPVGSVNLPDGKTFETWAGWLLTPDRELILLAPGGRAEALRRRLWMVGLDRVIGFVPSAEGLETAPARPVPVPELDAHEGALILDVRASTEYGEGHIPGARQLHAGRLPWRLDTLPRDREIVVHCQGGARSAAAASLLRAEGFQVLELAGGYDAWAKAQKQEPPV, from the coding sequence GTGCGGGACATCTCCCGGTATCTGGAGGAGGCCCAGGCCCAGAAGCTGCGCGTCACCCACGTCACCGAGACGCACATCCACGCCGATTACCTCTCGGGAAGCCGCGAATTAGCAAAGGCCACGGGTGCGAGGCTCCTGCTCTCCGACGAGGGCGGCGAGGGCTGGCGGTACACCTACGACGACGGCAACCAGACGCGGCTGCGCGACGGCGATACCTTCATGGTCGGCAACGTCCGCATACAGGCTGTTCATACGCCCGGCCATACCCCCGAGCACCTGAGCTTCCTCGTCACGGATACGCCCCGTGGCGATGCCCCTTCCATGATCCTGACGGGTGACTTCGTGTTCGTGGGCGATCTGGGCCGACCCGACCTGCTCGACGAGGCCGCGGGGGGGCAAGACACCCGGTTCGAGGGCGCGCGGCAGATGTTCGTTTCTGTGCGGAACAAGTTCCTGACCCTGCCCGACTACGTGCAGGTCTGGCCCGGCCACGGTTCGGGCAGCGCGTGTGGCAAGGCGCTGGGTGCCGTCCCAACGACGACCGTCGGCTACGAGCGGGCGCTGAGCTGGTGGGGCCATATGGTCGAGAAGGGTGACGAGGCGGAGTTCACGAAGGAACTGCTGTCCGGCCAGCCCGACGCGCCGCTGTACTACGGGCGGATGAAGCTGGAAAACCGGGACGGCCCCGCCCTGCTGGGTGAGGTCAGGCCGCTGGTTGAGCTGAGCGTGGAGGAGGTCAAGGTCAGGCTCACCGCCGGGGCCCGCCTGATCGACACCCGAAAGAAGGAGGAGCACCAGGCCGCCGTCCCGGTGGGGAGCGTGAACCTCCCTGACGGCAAGACCTTTGAGACCTGGGCCGGGTGGTTGCTGACCCCGGACCGTGAACTGATCCTGCTGGCCCCCGGGGGCCGCGCCGAGGCCCTGCGCCGCCGCCTGTGGATGGTGGGCCTCGACCGGGTGATCGGCTTCGTCCCCAGCGCCGAGGGTCTGGAGACGGCCCCCGCGCGGCCCGTTCCCGTTCCGGAGCTGGACGCGCACGAAGGCGCCCTGATCCTCGACGTGCGGGCCAGCACCGAGTACGGGGAGGGGCACATCCCCGGTGCCCGGCAACTCCACGCCGGACGCCTGCCCTGGCGACTCGACACCCTGCCGCGTGACCGTGAGATCGTGGTGCATTGCCAGGGCGGGGCCCGCAGCGCCGCCGCCGCGAGCCTGCTGCGCGCCGAGGGCTTTCAGGTTTTGGAACTCGCCGGGGGCTACGACGCCTGGGCGAAAGCTCAGAAACAGGAACCACCCGTTTAA